In the Bartonella apihabitans genome, ATGGATAGTGGCAAAGTTATTGCCTCTGGCAGTTTGAGAGAAATCGAAGCAAATCCTGATCTGCCGCTTGCGAATACTCGAGAAGCCGCCGTCAATCTTGACGGTTATGTGAAATCCTACAACGAAAATACCGGCCTTGTCGAAGTGGATGTACCGGGCGGCACGTTCATTGCCCCGTCTGCACCTTTTGTAGGGGGGAAAAAAATGCGCATTCGCATTGCTGCCAATGATGTGAGCCTTGCTGTCGAAAAACCGTTAAAAAGCTCGATACTCAATGTGATGCCGGCGCGCATTCTGACAATGCGGGAACAGGGGCATTTTGAAGTTCTGGTCAAACTGGAATTGGGTGGCAATGGAGAGGGAGCGCATTTTCTTTCACGCCTCACACGCCATTCATGGCAAATATTAGGGCTTAGAGAAGGAATGGACGTTTATGCCCAGATTAAAGGCGTTGCCCTGATCGACCAGCAAGAGGGCTAACTTTTTCAAGATAAGCCCTCGCAAGTTCGACCGTGCCTTTCAAAAAAGTTTTGCGAAGCTTTTCGGCTGTTGGCGTTTGATTGTGCGTTTCAAGCCATGCTGTCAATTGCAAGCGCCGCATCATGATAAGATGGACAATCATATCTGCCATTTCCCGTTTTACCGGCATAACGTCGCCATAACCTTCAAGCCATGCATTGATATAGCTTGGAACAAATGGATTATCCTCAATAAAACTCAATGAATTGGCAAGATCCAGTCCGAACCAAGAAAAGCCGCAATCATCAAAATCGATCGCAGCAAGGTTTTCGCCATCAATCAACAGATTTGCAAGCCGCAAATCGCCATGGATAAGACCATAATGGGCGTTATCTTTCGGAAAAGTTGAAGAAAAATATTCAAGCGTTTTATCGCAGTTTTCAAGAATTTCACGGTCGGCGGGTTGAAGATTTTCGGCCTTTCGCCAATCTCCCCAGATCGCATTGGCTGATCATTGTTTCATAAGTCCAATGTTTACGATTGAATCTTTCCGGCCTTACCCAATTCATGGATTGCCGATGCAATTTGGCGGAAATTTTACCAAGCTCGAAAAACCGGCGCACAAGTTTGTCATCTGCCTGCGGTTCATGCCCGCTTATAAAAGAAAAACAGGCAAGCCTGAAAATGCCCGCTTCGACAAACAATTGACCGGAACGGGAAACGAAAAGATGTGGCACTGTTACAATGCCGGATTGCTCGATTGCCTGAAGCCAAAGGAGTTCGGATAGAATTTCATCATTTTGATGATAGGAAGGCCGATAAACCCGTATAATTCTTGTCTCGTTCCCGAAAGTCACCCGAAAAGTCGCATTTTCCGATATGGTAAGAAGGTCGATACGGGCACTCTCGGGAATATCCCAACAAGCAAGATTGTTCCTTATCAAAGTCGGAAGGTCGTTTTCGGCTTTATTGATCATCTGTGTAACAGAAACACTGCCTGCTGCCCGAACAAATTCCAGGCCCCCAAAGGCAATTTGCGTTTGACGGGTTTTCCCTGCCGGTTCAACACCACCGCTTCTTCTATTTTTGCCCCTATTTCGTTGACCAGATCGATAAAATCCTCAATCGTACAAAAATGGATATTCGGCGTATCATACCAGCTATAGGGAAGCTCTTTGGTAACCGGCATACGGCCGAGAAAAAGCAGATGAGCGCGGGCGCGCCAATAACCGAAATTGGGAATCGAAACAACGGCTCTCTCGCCAATACGCAAAAGTTGTTCAAGCACAGCTTTCGGATTGCGCGTTGCCTGCAAAGTTTGTGACAGGACAACATAATCGAAGCCGGAATCAGGATAATAGATAAGATCGCTATCGGCATCTCCCTGAATGACCGAGAGCCCTTTAAGCAAACATTGGTCAACTCCCTGTTGCGACAATTCCACACCGCGCCCATCAACATTGCGCCGCGTTTGCAACAGATAAAGCAAACTGCCATCGCCACAACCGACATCGAGAACACGCGCCCCCGGCCTGATAAAATTGGCAATCACTTCAAAATCGGTACGGGATTTTAGTGCCGACAATAATTCTTCATCTTCGTTCATGCCGTCAATCCCCTCTTTTCTGCAGCCGCTGTCAGGAAACTGTGAATTGCAGAAAACATCACCGGTTCATCAAGCAGAAAAGCGTCATGCCCCTTATCGGTTTTGATTTCAACAAAAGAAACCCGCGCTCCGGCAGCGTTGAGTGCGTGCACAAAGGTACGACATTGTGCGGTGGTAAACAGCCAGTCACTGGAAAACGAAGCGACAAAAAACCGTCCGCGCGAACCTTTGAAGGCGTCTGCCAGTTGGCCGCCATATTCGGCTTCAAGATCGAAATAATCCATTGCACGCGTCAAATAAAGATAGCTATTGGCATCAAAGCGCTCGACAAATGTCATACCCTGATGACGCAAATAGCTTTCGATCTGGAAATCGGCATCAAAACCGAATGTTATCTGGTCGCGGTTTTGTAAATTCCGCCCGAATTTACGATGGAGTGCTGCTTCCGAGAGATAGGTAACATGGGCTGTCATTCTGGCAACAGCCAAGCCTTTTGTCGGGCGTTTTCCTGCTTCGAGATAACGCCCGCCCAACCAGTTGGGGTCGGCCATAACGGCTTGTCTGCCAATTTCATCAAAAGCGATATTTTGCGCCGAATGGCGCGCACCGGTCGCAAGAATGACAGATGAAAACACTTTTTCCTTATAGGCTGCGGCCCATTGCAAGGCCTGCATTCCGCCCATGGAACCACCAACCACACAAAACAATGTCTTGATTCCCAGTTTTTCGATAAGCATTGCCTGTGCACGCACCATATCGCCTATCGTGATAACAGGAAAATCGAGTGCATAGGGTTTTCCCGTTTTCGGATTTTTCGACGCCGGACCAGTCGAGCCGAGGCACCCCCCTAACACATTGGAACAGATCACATAATAGCGTTCGGTATCAATAATTTTACCTGGCATACCAATATATCCCACCAACCGGGTTTTCCGGTGACCGGATGGGTATTGGCAACATGCTGGTCGCCGGTAAGGGCGTGGCAGATTAAAATGGCGTTGCTTTTGTCTTCATTCAATGTGCCATAGTCCTGATAGGCAATCTGGAAAGGCGATAAAACAACGCCGCTATCAAGCTGTAGCGGCTCGTCTTGTCCGAACAGCTCTACTTTACTGTCAGGAAAATCAGCTTGGGAATTTTTCGCGCCGGAAGATTTTCCGGACGATTTTATTTGTGTCATGTCGGTTGCACCGTCTTGAAAGAAAAAGAATAGCTAGTCGCCTCCTCTGACAAATGTCAAGAATTTCTCTCGACTTCGGATGAAAGCAAGGGTATTTCCTAAAATATTAAACTACCAGACCGGATAAATATCGATGAAAAAAGATGTTCTTGTTGACCGTCCACAGCCTAGAAAAGGTATTCTGGATATTGCAGCTTACGTTCCCGGATCAAGCGAGTCCAAAAATACAGGGAAAGTTTTCAAACTTTCTTCGAACGAGTTGCCGCTTGGCCCTGTCCTGCAGCGATTGACGCTTATCGGCAGGCCGCAGCACATCTTGAACTTTATCCGGACGGTTCGGCCACACCCCTTCTTGAAGCCATTTCGGAAGTGACAGGGCTTGCAAGAAGCAATTTGATGGCGGGAAACGGTTCGGATGATTTGTTAAGTCTTTTATCCAATACCTATCTGACAGCCGGTGATGAAGGAATCATGACCGAACACGGCTTCAGCGTTTACGAAATACAAATCAGAGGAACCGGCGCAAAACCTGTTATTGTGAAAGAAAAAGACTGCCGCATCGATATTGATGCCATTCTTGCCGCAGTAACAGAAAGAACAAAAATCGTTTTCATTGCCAATCCCGGTAATCCGACCGGCACTTATCTGACAGCAACAGAGGTCAAAAGACTTCATGCAGGGCTGCCTAAAAATGTACTCCTTGTCCTCGACGGTGCCTATGCCGAATTTGTTACCGAGGATGATTACGATACCGGCGTCGAACTTGTTTCGGCAAACGAAAATGTTGTCATGACACGCACATTTTCCAAAATCTATGGACTTGCCGGTTTGCGTGTGGGGTGGATGTATGCGCCTCTTCATGTCATTGATGCGGTCAACCGTATTCGCGGAGCTTTCAACGTCAGTGTACCGGCACAGGCTGCAGCAAGTGTTGCTTTTCGCGACCGTGC is a window encoding:
- a CDS encoding phosphotransferase enzyme family protein produces the protein MINKAENDLPTLIRNNLACWDIPESARIDLLTISENATFRVTFGNETRIIRVYRPSYHQNDEILSELLWLQAIEQSGIVTVPHLFVSRSGQLFVEAGIFRLACFSFISGHEPQADDKLVRRFFELGKISAKLHRQSMNWVRPERFNRKHWTYETMISQCDLGRLAKGRKSSTRRP
- a CDS encoding phosphotransferase enzyme family protein; the protein is MWGDWRKAENLQPADREILENCDKTLEYFSSTFPKDNAHYGLIHGDLRLANLLIDGENLAAIDFDDCGFSWFGLDLANSLSFIEDNPFVPSYINAWLEGYGDVMPVKREMADMIVHLIMMRRLQLTAWLETHNQTPTAEKLRKTFLKGTVELARAYLEKVSPLAGRSGQRL
- the metW gene encoding methionine biosynthesis protein MetW, with product MNEDEELLSALKSRTDFEVIANFIRPGARVLDVGCGDGSLLYLLQTRRNVDGRGVELSQQGVDQCLLKGLSVIQGDADSDLIYYPDSGFDYVVLSQTLQATRNPKAVLEQLLRIGERAVVSIPNFGYWRARAHLLFLGRMPVTKELPYSWYDTPNIHFCTIEDFIDLVNEIGAKIEEAVVLNRQGKPVKRKLPLGAWNLFGQQAVFLLHR